DNA sequence from the Candidatus Aramenus sp. CH1 genome:
TCAATTTCCTCTGTTTACCCACTTGGGAAGAGCCTCACAACTGCGGTTTTGACGCTTCCGGAATTGCGGGAGTAATCGGGGCTCCTCATCTTTAGTTCGCCAAAGAAAGCGCCATAAAAGGAAATCGTTTTCATGTTAAAACCTTAACCCCGCCAAGCGAGGTTTGTCTTCTTATTTATAACGTCTACGCTATTCTATTTATTTTATAGCTTCTAGACGGAAACTAGCGATATTCTATTACTAGCCTAGGCTCCACTTCCTTAATTGCGAAAAATCCTTATCATTTGTCACTACCGTTAGCCCTCTGTTTATCGCAATGGCTGAAATTAGGACCTCTACAGAGCCTACAGGCTTTCCAACTTTTCTCAGATTTATCATTATCTCAAGGGAAAGTTCGTAGTCTTTCTTATTTAGGATATATTATGATTAGTTTATCCCTTAGCTCTATTACTGGAGGGTACTCAATCACGTTAAAGATGGTGGTTATTAAATAGCTAACCTTTTGAAGAAAGCTTTTATCCTTATATATCTCGATCAGTACGCTTGTGTCATAGATCTTTTCCCTCTCAGCTCCCTCTGGAATTCTTCCTCACCTTGAGGAGGTTCAATGCTAATCTCTTCCTCTTTTACGCCTAATCTTTTTAACATCTCGATTAGCTCACTCCCAGTTGTTACGCCCTCTAACCCTTCTAATTTATTCTTGATAGCCCTCCTAATTACTTCACTCCAATTTATTTCTTTGTGGGCTTTCATCTTGTTATAAAGCTCTTCAGGGATCTTAACGGTAATAGTCTTCATGCTAATATATACATGTATATAAAGTTTCTAGGTGTAACGTACTATATATGTCATTCCATCTCATTGGAAATATGCTTGAAGATGTATATTATGTGATAAATAATAACCCAAAAAGGTATGATGACTTTAACGATTTAAGGGGAACCCCCTAACTACACAACGCCGGGGGCGGGATTTGAACCCGCGCAGGGTGAATCCCTACTGGCTCTCAAGGCCAGCCCCTTGGACCGCTCGGGCACCCCGGCAACTAAAAATAATGTCCATGGAAGCTATTAATAATTTACCTTCTGGCCAATATTAACGAGTACCCCTTCTGCCTTTTTAATACTTCTACGCTGAAAAACTCGCCAAACGCCTTTACTGCGTTGCTCTCCCCCTTGTAAACTACTAGCTGGACAAACCCTCCCTCTTTGACCTTCTCGTTGCTCTGTTGGGCTAGCTTTTCTATGAACTCGACTCCCCTGGATAGGGGTGGGTTGGAGTACACAGCGTCTAGCTTTTCGTTTACCTCAGCTAATGCGTCGCTCTTCAGGACAGTGACGTTCTTAAGCCCGTACCTCTCTACGTTGTACTTAGCCGTCCTCACTGCTAAAGGGTTCACGTCTACCATGTAGACCTTCAAGTTGGGGTTCCTAAGGGAAACGTATATCCCTATGGGGCCGTAACCACACCCCACGTCTGCCACAGTACCGCTCTCCGGCATTAACAAGTTCTCTAGGAGGACTCTAGTCCCTAGGTCGAGCTTCTTCTTGGAAAAAAGACCAGGGTGGCTGACTAGGCTCAGCGGGATACCGTTGACTACTTCATTAACCACAAAGAAGCTCATTTCCAAGCTTTAGGATACACGTCTCTGGGTATTAAAACTCTCTTTAGCCGAGTGACCTCTCCCTTTTCCATATTTTCCAGCTCCTCTGAGCTTACCTCAGCCACTCCTATCGCTACCCCCTCCCCCTTAAGCGTTATTACCCCTACTAGATCTCCCTTGTTGAACTTTTGATACGCAACTACGCCTGGAGCCATTACTTGGGCCCCGTAAGCTACGGCGTTCACTGCCATGTCGTCCACTATTATCTTTGGCATACCGCATAGGGCGAACTCCATTGGCAACAGAATCCTCTTGAGCTCGCTTTCGTCCTTGCAGTTCCTCCACAAGTAGAGGGCCTCGGACACCTCCTGGAGGGTCACTAAACCTTTCTCTGTAAAGATCCCAGACCTAGTCCTCCTGAGCTCCCTCATGTGCGCCCCACAGCCCAGCAGTATCCCTGCGTCGTGACATATCTTCCTCATGTACGTGCCCGGGTCTGACTCTATCCTCAGCAACGCCAGCCTCCCCTTTACCTCTAATAAGTCTATTGCCTTCACTCTCCTTATCCTCAGCCTCCTCTTCACGGACGACCTAACGGGAGGCCTCTGGTAGATCTCTCCCTCAAACTTCTTGACTACCTCAACTAAGGTCTTTTCGTCTACGTCGCAGTGGACTTGCATTACGCAGATGTACTCCTTGCCGGCGTTGGTGGTGTAGCTCATTATCTTGGTGGCGTTCTCCAGGCCTATGGGAAGTACTCCAGTTACCTTGGGATTACCCCGCCCCAAGCGAGGGGCTCTAGGGTCCCTCCGTGACCTACCTTGTTAACGTTAAACATCTTCTTCACCCAGAACGCGACCTCGTGACTGGTGGGTCCAGGAGGTTTGTCCAAGTTGATTATGGAGTTCTTTATCAGCTGTTCAACGTTCCTCTTGTCAGGGTAGACCCCGTACTTCTCTGACGTTTCCTCCTCCTTTCTTACCTTCCATGGGTTGTCGTACGAACAAAACTCGTCTATCTTGTAAATAAAGTTATAAAAATTCATTTAAATCACTGGAATCCTTACCTTGACCTGCTCCTTCACAAAGTCCGCTAACCCAGCTTCCTGGAGCTTCTTCTCTACTTCCTCGTCTGAGGCACCCTTCTGTATGTCTACCTTCTTGTCGGTCGGCTCCAAGTGGAGGATATTTACCCTCCTCCTCTTGACTCCTGACAACTTCTTTGGCCCAGTCACTAGAACAAAGTTGTTATCTACTATGTCGACTATGACGCACTTCTTCCCAGCTTCCCTACCTCTAGTTTTCACACATATCCTTCCTATTTCAATGACCGGCATTACGACTACCTAAAAATCAAATTCATGTCTGTAATTTAAACTTACTGCCAGTACTTCCTATTTCTAAGAAACCTTTTCTCCTCCCCTAACAACCCCTTAAGGAAGGCATCCTCTCCGTCTGAGAGCCTGCTTAAGGCCCTGCCCAAATTGGAGGGCCCTACACCCCTCACGGCTAGGGCTATGAGGGCTGATCTCTTGTACTGGGAGAATAGGGATGCCACGGTCCTCAGCTCTTCCAGCTTCTTTACCTCCCTCCTCTTCATCTTCTCTCCCTTAATTGCCTTCCTCACAACTTCCAGGGCATCCTTGTCCTCGACGTACGTCGCAGTGAGGAAGACGGAACCGCATTTCTCGCACTTCTCTGGGGCGTTCTCTACTTTTACTTCCCTGTTCCACCCGCAGACTAGGCAGATTAGCTTGACCTGCTTCGACATCAACCTCCTCTTGAACACCTCGAGCATTACGGGAGTCTCCTCTGCGTCTGTAACAAGGAGCCTCTCCAGGAACTCCTTTGCCAAGGGCGAGGGCGAGGGGGAGTTCACCACTATCCAGTTGTACTCCTTCACGTCGTGGATAACGCTCAAGTCGTGGCTCTTCACCATTAGCTCCTTTACGGCTTCCTCCCCAACCACCGTATCCGTGAACTGCTTGAGGAGCGTTGAACTCACTACAGCCTCGGAGTCTGGATCGATCGCGCCGAACCTCTTAGCCTCCGTGTAGAGCTTCCACTTGAATTGAGGTGACTCAATTACCGCCCTCTTGACTATCTCGACTACGTCTTCGTCCCTCAACGCATTTAAACGGCTTAAGGCCTCGACTACCTCCTCCCTGGAAATGGAGAGGACGGACGCTATTACGATGTGATACGGGTCATTCCTGTAGGAGGTCCTAATCCCCTTTATCCTGCTAAGGTAAAAGGAAAGGAGGGCTCCAAGGGTGTTATTGCCTTTACTGCCAAAGGGACTATGAACAACCAAGAGATCTCCCATCACTTCCACAAGTATGTCGTTAGACCTAAGCTCTGGGTAACCCCTCCTTTTGTACTCCTCCACTACCCTGTTGACTTCCTCCAGTTCACTCCCCTTTCCTGAAATTGTCTCAACTAGATAGGAGTATACCTTCTTCGCCACTTCCTTCTCAACTGGTATTGACTCCCCAAACCAGCTCGGCAAGACTCCCTTTTTCAGCTCAGCCTTGTCCACGAATATCCTGCCGTTCTCCACTGACACTACCTTCCAGAGCTTTCCGCCCAAGATGAAAACGCTGTCCTCCTCAAGCATTGCCACAAACTCCTCGTCCAGTTTTCCAAGCTCTACGTTGTTGGCTACATTGACGACGGAGTATCTCCTTATGGAGTCCGGGATCATATTTGTCCCGTAATAGTACTTCCAAAGCCTATATCCCGGGACTAGCCTGCCGTCCCTTTGTCTCACTATTCTAGCGGACTCCATGTAGTCGATCACCTTTCTCACTTCCTCATCGGTAAGGCCCTTGAAGTAGACGCTCTCCTTTACCACGGAAATTATCTCGTATAGGTCGCTCGCCCCCTGGAGTACCATCCCGGCTATTTCATGCGCCAAGACGTCCAAGGGATTTTGCTCTATTGAGGGGCTCTCCAAGTACCCCTCCCTTGACAAGTCGATTATGGCCTTGCACTCCAAAACGTCGTAAACGTAGTCCCCAGGTATCACGATCCCCCTCGATACCTTGCCTACGGAGTGACCGCTCCTCCCTACCCTCTGCAGGAGCCTAATGACCTCCCTGGGAGACATGTACTGTATTACGAGACCTATTTTGCCTATGTCTATTCCGAGCTCAAGGCTAGACGTCGCCACTAAGGCGTCTAGGTTCCCCTCTTTGAACTCCCTCTCTATGCCCTCCCTCACTTCCCTCGACAGGGAGCCGTGGTGGACGGCAACCTTGAGGTTGTACCTAGACTGTAGTTCGCTCGCCAGGAACTCTGCGGTCTCCCTGGTATTAGTGAATATGAGCACTGGCCTGTGCGACTCGACGATCTCCTTGACCTTCTCGAGCCTGGAGAACAAGTATGGGTCTGTATTCTCCATCTCTCCTACCTTCTCCTCGTCTACCTTAGGGACTACGAGGTCTATGCGGTACTCCTTGGCCATGTTAGCCTTAACTAACTCCACGTCCGAGTTAGAGAGGTACCTCTTGGCCAATTCCACGTCACCGATAGTGGCGGAAAGTCCTATCATCTGTACCTTGTTTTTAGATACTCGCTTTAGCCTAGAGAGTAATACGGAGAGCTCATAGCCCCTCTTCTCGTCCAACATCTCCTGGAGCTCGTCCACTACGACCCACTTAACGTTCTCGAAGAGCTGTAGGTAGCTTTTGTTTACCAGTAAGTACTGGAAGGTCTCCGGCGTGGTTATTAGGGCGTCTGGAGGCGACTTCACTATTTCCTTCCTCTGCCTCTCTGTCGTGTCCCCGTGCCTCGTCATCACAGTTATCCCAAGGGCGTTCCCTAGCTTCTTCAGCCTTGTCTCTAGATCCCTGTTGAGTGCCCTAAGCGGGGTAAAGTAGAGCAACGATATTTTGCTGGGCCTGTTCTCCCAGATCTTGTAAAAGAGGGGAATAACTGCTGCCTCAGTCTTCCCAGAGCCCGTGGGTGCTACTATGAGCGTGTCCTTCCCGGAAAGGACCTTAGGTATAGCGAGTTTCTGGACTGGAGTGAGCGAGGTATAACCTATTTCCCTCAACACCTTTACGAAATCAGAAGGTGTCAGCATAAAGCAATTAAAATGTAAAATTGGAGTGCTATAAAGGTATGCAAGAAGTTAGGCACGCTATTGTAGTTTCAGTGATCGTTGCAGAGGTCCTTGGACTACACTACTTCTTCGCCTCGCCGGGGTTCGTGACCGTGGCAGAGAGAGAGGTTACAATAACGGTCCTGCTATTCCTGGACTCAATCATGGTCTTTGCTATATTTACCTCTATAATTATTGATATCGCGTATTACTTTTCCCTGGCTGTGGCATTTAGCTATATAGGCATTGACGTCTCCTCTATTACCTACCTATCCTCTTTCATTGCAGGGATATCGATATC
Encoded proteins:
- a CDS encoding ribbon-helix-helix domain-containing protein gives rise to the protein MKTITVKIPEELYNKMKAHKEINWSEVIRRAIKNKLEGLEGVTTGSELIEMLKRLGVKEEEISIEPPQGEEEFQRELRGKRSMTQAY
- a CDS encoding methyltransferase, which encodes MSFFVVNEVVNGIPLSLVSHPGLFSKKKLDLGTRVLLENLLMPESGTVADVGCGYGPIGIYVSLRNPNLKVYMVDVNPLAVRTAKYNVERYGLKNVTVLKSDALAEVNEKLDAVYSNPPLSRGVEFIEKLAQQSNEKVKEGGFVQLVVYKGESNAVKAFGEFFSVEVLKRQKGYSLILARR
- a CDS encoding RNA-guided pseudouridylation complex pseudouridine synthase subunit Cbf5 — encoded protein: MGRGNPKVTGVLPIGLENATKIMSYTTNAGKEYICVMQVHCDVDEKTLVEVVKKFEGEIYQRPPVRSSVKRRLRIRRVKAIDLLEVKGRLALLRIESDPGTYMRKICHDAGILLGCGAHMRELRRTRSGIFTEKGLVTLQEVSEALYLWRNCKDESELKRILLPMEFALCGMPKIIVDDMAVNAVAYGAQVMAPGVVAYQKFNKGDLVGVITLKGEGVAIGVAEVSSEELENMEKGEVTRLKRVLIPRDVYPKAWK
- a CDS encoding tRNA pseudouridine synthase A, whose protein sequence is MNFYNFIYKIDEFCSYDNPWKVRKEEETSEKYGVYPDKRNVEQLIKNSIINLDKPPGPTSHEVAFWVKKMFNVNKVGHGGTLEPLAWGGVIPR
- a CDS encoding 50S ribosomal protein L14e, with the protein product MPVIEIGRICVKTRGREAGKKCVIVDIVDNNFVLVTGPKKLSGVKRRRVNILHLEPTDKKVDIQKGASDEEVEKKLQEAGLADFVKEQVKVRIPVI
- a CDS encoding DEAD/DEAH box helicase; translation: MLTPSDFVKVLREIGYTSLTPVQKLAIPKVLSGKDTLIVAPTGSGKTEAAVIPLFYKIWENRPSKISLLYFTPLRALNRDLETRLKKLGNALGITVMTRHGDTTERQRKEIVKSPPDALITTPETFQYLLVNKSYLQLFENVKWVVVDELQEMLDEKRGYELSVLLSRLKRVSKNKVQMIGLSATIGDVELAKRYLSNSDVELVKANMAKEYRIDLVVPKVDEEKVGEMENTDPYLFSRLEKVKEIVESHRPVLIFTNTRETAEFLASELQSRYNLKVAVHHGSLSREVREGIEREFKEGNLDALVATSSLELGIDIGKIGLVIQYMSPREVIRLLQRVGRSGHSVGKVSRGIVIPGDYVYDVLECKAIIDLSREGYLESPSIEQNPLDVLAHEIAGMVLQGASDLYEIISVVKESVYFKGLTDEEVRKVIDYMESARIVRQRDGRLVPGYRLWKYYYGTNMIPDSIRRYSVVNVANNVELGKLDEEFVAMLEEDSVFILGGKLWKVVSVENGRIFVDKAELKKGVLPSWFGESIPVEKEVAKKVYSYLVETISGKGSELEEVNRVVEEYKRRGYPELRSNDILVEVMGDLLVVHSPFGSKGNNTLGALLSFYLSRIKGIRTSYRNDPYHIVIASVLSISREEVVEALSRLNALRDEDVVEIVKRAVIESPQFKWKLYTEAKRFGAIDPDSEAVVSSTLLKQFTDTVVGEEAVKELMVKSHDLSVIHDVKEYNWIVVNSPSPSPLAKEFLERLLVTDAEETPVMLEVFKRRLMSKQVKLICLVCGWNREVKVENAPEKCEKCGSVFLTATYVEDKDALEVVRKAIKGEKMKRREVKKLEELRTVASLFSQYKRSALIALAVRGVGPSNLGRALSRLSDGEDAFLKGLLGEEKRFLRNRKYWQ